One window from the genome of Clostridiales bacterium encodes:
- a CDS encoding DNA polymerase I, translating into MVKDSFILIDANSLVNRAYYAMSGMKTSRGEPIGAVYGFTTMLVKLIEQYRPKYIAAAFDVHAPTFRHKLTPIYKATRKPMPTDLALQMQPLKDLLSALKIKQFELAGYEADDIIGTLAAKSSAFTYILTGDRDSLQLVSDKTHALLTKKGISDIVDVSPDSVPEIFGVTTDQVVDFKALAGDSSDNIPGVSGIGDKSAVELLAAYGSLDGVYAHLDEIKGSRHDKLAADKDNAYLSQKLAKIDVNVPLNFDIDECKCIYPLPYTARETFSRFEFKSMLAKTDMFEPVPQDAPIELDHVYKTVTLSSQTELTALANSAPQQIAFVVLPDGVHFAFDGKTDYVAPVTNTLLSTFTIDGCVSALSSALTGHVITYGLKDLLHKIAPAEIQNADDVALMAYLLEYRLAPTSAAELFSVRDECLTALTNRGMLELYGGIELKLLRVLFDMENEGFTVDRARLDEIDANFTELERQNVERIRVLSGNDTINLKSPYQLAKLLFEDLGIPYPEKNAKTFSTKAEVLQKLSGEYEIVDEILRFRFNSKLKSTFIDGLRKALRPDCTIHTSFNQTVTTTGRLSSTDPNLQNIPTRTDEGRLIRSMFVPKRGNVLVDADYSQIELKLLAHFSGDPKLIEAFRSGQDIHASTAAEVFGMSLDEVTPQMRRDAKAVNFGIVYGISNYGLSQNIHIAPSKAEAYIKRYFDRFPAVKQYLDGLIIGAKENGYAVTMFGRRRSIPELNSAKYMERKFGERIAMNTPLQGSAADIIKIAMIKVSKRLEGMKSKLIMQVHDELIVDTAPDEIDAVKNILREEMEGAVTLSVPLNVDIAVGNNWMECK; encoded by the coding sequence ATGGTAAAAGACAGCTTTATTCTTATCGACGCTAACTCGCTCGTCAATCGGGCGTACTACGCAATGTCGGGCATGAAGACCTCGCGCGGCGAGCCTATCGGCGCGGTTTACGGGTTCACGACCATGCTCGTCAAGCTTATCGAACAATACCGCCCTAAGTATATAGCGGCGGCATTCGACGTTCACGCGCCCACCTTTCGGCATAAATTGACGCCCATTTACAAGGCGACGCGCAAGCCCATGCCCACCGATCTTGCCCTGCAAATGCAGCCGCTGAAAGACCTGCTTTCCGCGCTTAAAATAAAGCAGTTCGAGCTCGCGGGCTACGAAGCGGACGATATTATCGGCACGCTCGCGGCTAAGTCCTCGGCGTTCACTTATATCCTTACGGGCGACCGCGACAGCCTTCAACTCGTATCGGACAAGACCCACGCGCTTCTCACCAAGAAAGGCATAAGCGATATCGTCGACGTATCGCCCGACAGCGTACCCGAGATCTTCGGCGTGACGACCGATCAGGTAGTGGACTTTAAAGCGCTAGCCGGCGACTCGTCGGACAATATCCCCGGCGTTTCGGGCATTGGCGACAAATCGGCGGTTGAACTGCTCGCAGCCTATGGCTCGCTCGACGGCGTTTACGCGCACCTCGACGAGATCAAGGGCAGTCGGCACGATAAGCTGGCCGCAGACAAGGATAACGCATACCTTTCCCAAAAGCTTGCTAAAATCGACGTAAACGTTCCGCTGAACTTCGATATAGACGAGTGCAAGTGCATATACCCACTGCCCTACACGGCGCGCGAAACCTTTTCGCGGTTCGAGTTCAAATCGATGCTCGCCAAAACGGATATGTTCGAGCCCGTACCGCAGGACGCGCCTATCGAGCTCGATCACGTTTACAAAACGGTCACTCTATCCTCGCAAACCGAGCTCACCGCGCTCGCAAATTCCGCGCCACAGCAAATCGCGTTCGTGGTTCTGCCCGACGGCGTACATTTCGCGTTCGACGGCAAGACCGACTACGTAGCGCCCGTCACAAACACGCTTCTCAGCACGTTCACCATCGACGGGTGCGTTTCCGCGCTTTCTTCCGCGCTCACCGGTCACGTCATAACGTACGGACTGAAAGATCTTTTACACAAGATCGCGCCCGCCGAAATACAGAACGCCGACGACGTGGCGCTCATGGCATATCTATTGGAATACAGGCTCGCGCCGACTTCCGCCGCCGAGCTGTTCTCTGTGCGCGACGAGTGCCTTACCGCGCTCACAAACCGCGGTATGCTCGAACTGTACGGCGGTATCGAGCTCAAACTTTTGCGCGTGCTGTTCGACATGGAAAACGAAGGGTTCACCGTCGACCGCGCGCGGCTCGACGAGATCGACGCGAATTTTACCGAGCTCGAACGCCAAAACGTGGAGCGCATACGCGTGCTCTCGGGCAACGACACTATCAACCTGAAATCGCCCTACCAGCTCGCCAAGCTGCTGTTTGAGGACCTCGGCATACCCTATCCCGAAAAGAACGCAAAGACATTTTCGACCAAAGCCGAGGTTTTGCAAAAGCTTTCGGGCGAGTACGAGATCGTGGACGAGATCTTGCGGTTCAGGTTCAATTCCAAGCTGAAATCAACGTTTATCGACGGACTGCGCAAGGCGCTTCGCCCCGACTGCACCATCCACACGTCGTTTAACCAAACGGTAACGACCACGGGCAGGCTGTCGTCCACCGACCCCAATCTCCAAAACATACCGACCCGCACCGACGAGGGCAGGCTTATTCGCTCCATGTTCGTGCCTAAGCGCGGAAACGTTCTCGTCGACGCAGATTACAGCCAGATCGAGCTTAAACTTCTCGCCCACTTCTCGGGCGATCCCAAGCTTATAGAAGCGTTCCGCTCGGGACAGGATATTCACGCCTCGACCGCCGCAGAGGTGTTCGGCATGAGTCTGGACGAGGTAACGCCGCAAATGCGCCGCGACGCCAAGGCTGTCAACTTCGGCATAGTTTACGGCATAAGCAATTACGGGCTGAGCCAAAACATTCATATTGCGCCGAGCAAGGCGGAAGCGTATATCAAACGGTATTTCGATCGCTTCCCCGCCGTCAAGCAGTACCTCGACGGACTTATTATCGGTGCGAAAGAAAACGGCTACGCCGTAACCATGTTCGGGCGGCGCAGGTCGATACCCGAGCTTAACTCGGCTAAGTACATGGAGCGCAAGTTCGGCGAGCGCATAGCCATGAACACCCCGCTCCAAGGCTCCGCCGCCGACATAATCAAGATCGCCATGATCAAGGTCAGCAAGCGACTCGAAGGCATGAAATCAAAGCTGATAATGCAGGTCCACGACGAGCTTATCGTCGACACCGCACCCGACGAAATCGACGCAGTCAAAAATATACTTCGCGAAGAAATGGAAGGCGCGGTCACGTTGTCCGTTCCGCTCAACGTAGATATTGCCGTCGGCAATAACTGGATGGAATGTAAATAA
- a CDS encoding dephospho-CoA kinase, which produces MESAKGIVIGLTGGIASGKSIASNALEEYGFNVIDADEISRQFFGPWTDGEKEILALFPQCEKDGRLDRTALRALISRSAPDMHKLNDFTHPRITAEIKRILATCVRHVVLSAPLLFETALSALCDCTVCVVCPYSKRIARLMARDDMDEESAKRLIDAQIPDEYRATLADYCISSDKPIKEFCKDTVNLFVQISNS; this is translated from the coding sequence ATGGAATCGGCTAAAGGTATTGTTATAGGATTGACCGGTGGAATAGCCAGCGGCAAGTCGATAGCATCGAACGCACTCGAAGAATACGGATTTAACGTGATCGACGCGGACGAGATCTCGCGCCAATTTTTCGGTCCGTGGACGGACGGTGAAAAAGAGATTTTAGCGCTCTTTCCGCAATGCGAAAAGGACGGAAGGCTCGACCGCACCGCGCTACGTGCGCTTATAAGCCGTTCCGCGCCCGATATGCACAAGCTTAATGATTTTACCCACCCGAGAATTACAGCCGAAATAAAGCGCATTCTCGCCACGTGCGTGCGCCACGTTGTGCTTTCCGCGCCGTTACTTTTCGAAACTGCGTTATCGGCACTGTGCGACTGCACTGTGTGCGTGGTATGTCCTTACAGTAAGAGAATAGCACGGCTCATGGCGCGCGACGACATGGACGAAGAAAGCGCCAAGCGCTTGATCGACGCACAAATTCCCGACGAGTACCGCGCTACCCTCGCCGACTACTGCATCTCGTCCGACAAGCCGATAAAGGAATTTTGCAAGGACACCGTTAATCTGTTTGTGCAAATTAGTAATAGTTAA